One part of the Futiania mangrovi genome encodes these proteins:
- the fabZ gene encoding 3-hydroxyacyl-ACP dehydratase FabZ, whose protein sequence is MSDGALAAVDSVGVERIWKMIPHRYPFLMIDRVVDMRAGESAVGIKNVTINEPFFQGHFPVRPIMPGVLIVEAMAQTAGVLVVHTLGPEGEGKLVYFMTIDKARFRRPVTPGDQLHIHVGVERSRGNVWKFRGAAKVDGQLVAEAEFGAMIVDP, encoded by the coding sequence ATGAGCGACGGAGCCCTTGCGGCTGTCGACTCCGTGGGAGTCGAACGGATCTGGAAGATGATCCCGCATCGTTATCCGTTCCTGATGATCGACCGGGTCGTCGACATGCGCGCGGGCGAATCGGCCGTCGGTATCAAGAATGTCACGATCAACGAGCCGTTCTTTCAGGGGCATTTCCCGGTTCGTCCGATCATGCCGGGCGTCCTGATCGTGGAGGCGATGGCCCAGACTGCAGGCGTTCTGGTGGTGCACACGCTCGGACCGGAGGGCGAGGGCAAGCTCGTCTATTTCATGACCATCGACAAGGCCAGGTTCCGCCGGCCCGTCACGCCGGGCGACCAGCTGCACATCCATGTCGGCGTCGAGCGCAGCCGCGGCAATGTCTGGAAGTTCCGTGGCGCTGCCAAGGTGGACGGCCAGCTTGTGGCCGAGGCCGAGTTCGGCGCCATGATCGTCGATCCCTGA
- the gltA gene encoding citrate synthase: MSDNNKTATLNVDGKPFDLPVHSGTVGPDVIDVRKLYGSTGKFTYDPGFTSTASCSSKITYIDGDEGVLLYRGYPIDQLAEKSHFLEVCYLLLYGELPTPAQCEDFEKTITYHTMVHEQIQFLFRGFRRDAHPMAVMVGVVGALSAFYHDSTDINDPEQRKIATHRLVAKVPTIAAMAFKYSIGQPFVYPRNDLGYTENFMRMCFAVPCEEYTPNPVLAKALDTIFILHADHEQNASTSTVRLAGSSGANPFACIAAGIACLWGPAHGGANEAALQMLEEIGSVDRIPEYIKRAKDKNDPFRLMGFGHRVYKNYDPRAKVMQKQCHAVLNELGIKNDPLLEVAVELERIALSDEYFVEKKLYPNIDFYSGITLRALGFPVTMFTALFALARTVGWIAQWKEMIEDPEQRIGRPRQLYTGPGERDYVPLGKR; this comes from the coding sequence GTGAGCGATAACAACAAGACTGCAACGCTGAACGTGGACGGCAAGCCGTTTGACCTGCCGGTCCACTCCGGAACCGTCGGCCCGGACGTGATCGACGTGCGCAAGCTTTATGGCTCCACGGGGAAGTTCACCTACGACCCGGGCTTCACCTCCACCGCGAGCTGCTCCTCGAAGATCACCTATATCGACGGTGACGAGGGCGTGCTGCTCTATCGCGGCTATCCCATCGACCAGCTTGCTGAGAAGTCGCACTTTCTCGAGGTCTGCTACCTGCTGCTCTATGGGGAACTGCCGACGCCGGCGCAGTGCGAGGACTTCGAAAAGACCATCACCTACCACACGATGGTCCACGAGCAGATCCAGTTCCTGTTCCGCGGCTTCCGGCGCGACGCGCATCCCATGGCCGTGATGGTCGGCGTCGTCGGCGCGCTGTCGGCGTTCTATCACGACTCCACCGACATCAACGATCCCGAGCAGCGCAAGATCGCGACCCACCGCCTTGTGGCAAAGGTGCCGACGATCGCGGCGATGGCCTTCAAGTACTCCATTGGCCAGCCGTTCGTGTATCCGCGCAACGACCTCGGCTACACCGAGAACTTCATGCGCATGTGCTTCGCCGTGCCGTGCGAGGAATACACGCCGAACCCGGTGCTGGCGAAGGCGCTGGACACGATCTTCATCCTGCACGCCGATCACGAGCAGAACGCCTCCACCTCGACGGTGCGCCTGGCGGGCTCTTCGGGCGCGAACCCGTTCGCCTGCATCGCGGCGGGTATCGCCTGCCTGTGGGGGCCTGCGCACGGCGGCGCGAACGAGGCCGCGCTGCAGATGCTGGAGGAAATCGGGAGCGTCGACCGTATCCCGGAGTACATCAAGCGCGCCAAGGACAAGAACGATCCCTTCCGCCTGATGGGCTTCGGGCACCGGGTCTACAAGAATTACGACCCGCGCGCGAAGGTGATGCAGAAGCAGTGCCACGCGGTGCTGAACGAACTGGGTATAAAGAACGACCCGCTGCTCGAGGTGGCGGTCGAGCTGGAGCGCATCGCGCTGTCGGACGAGTATTTCGTCGAGAAGAAGCTCTACCCGAACATCGATTTCTATTCCGGCATCACGCTGCGCGCGCTGGGCTTCCCGGTGACAATGTTCACCGCGCTGTTCGCGCTGGCCCGCACGGTGGGCTGGATCGCGCAGTGGAAGGAGATGATCGAGGATCCCGAGCAGCGCATCGGCCGCCCGCGTCAGCTCTACACCGGCCCCGGCGAGCGGGACTACGTGCCGCTCGGCAAGCGCTGA
- the lpxA gene encoding acyl-ACP--UDP-N-acetylglucosamine O-acyltransferase, producing MSNIHPTAIVDPGAVLAADVAIGPYCVVGAGVQLDQGVRLHSHVAVAGRTHLGEGVTVYPFASVGHAPQDLKYRGEETALTVGPRTVIREHATLNPGTEGGGGLTSVGASCLIMVGAHVGHDCRIGDHVILVNNATCAGHVQIGDHAILGGLSAVHQFVRIGRHAMVGGMSGVEHDIIPFGLVTGNRAVLQGLNLVGLKRRGFSKPEISTLRAAYQELFAGEGTLQERAAAVAQKYVDSTLVQEVIAFVTADTSRSFCTPARG from the coding sequence ATGTCCAATATCCACCCGACCGCGATCGTCGATCCCGGTGCCGTGCTTGCCGCCGACGTCGCCATTGGCCCCTATTGCGTGGTCGGGGCGGGTGTGCAGCTCGACCAGGGGGTACGGCTGCATTCCCATGTCGCGGTCGCCGGCCGGACCCATCTCGGAGAGGGCGTGACCGTCTATCCCTTCGCCTCGGTCGGGCACGCGCCCCAGGACCTGAAGTACAGGGGGGAGGAAACGGCCCTTACGGTGGGTCCGCGGACGGTGATCCGCGAACATGCGACCCTCAACCCTGGCACGGAGGGAGGCGGAGGACTGACCAGTGTCGGCGCCAGCTGCCTCATCATGGTCGGGGCGCACGTGGGCCATGACTGCCGGATCGGCGATCATGTGATCCTCGTGAACAATGCAACCTGCGCCGGTCATGTGCAGATCGGCGACCACGCCATTCTGGGCGGGCTGTCGGCTGTGCACCAGTTCGTCCGCATCGGGCGTCACGCCATGGTTGGCGGCATGTCGGGGGTTGAGCACGACATCATCCCCTTCGGCCTCGTGACCGGGAACCGCGCGGTTCTTCAGGGGCTGAACCTCGTGGGCCTCAAGCGCCGCGGTTTCTCCAAGCCGGAGATCAGCACACTCCGTGCGGCCTACCAGGAGCTTTTCGCTGGAGAGGGTACGCTCCAGGAACGGGCGGCCGCGGTGGCGCAGAAGTACGTGGATTCGACCCTCGTGCAGGAGGTGATCGCCTTCGTGACCGCCGACACCTCGCGGTCGTTCTGCACGCCCGCGCGCGGCTGA
- the lpxB gene encoding lipid-A-disaccharide synthase, with protein MSAQARRTVMIVAGEYSGDRLGGEVMAALKGRAPGRLRFVGVGGPAMAEEGLESLFPLDDIAVMGLGDVLPSIGRILARLRAAAVLAEREAPDLLLTIDSLGFNGRLARRVRAGRPGMPILHYAAPKLWAWLPGRARKLKGVYDELLCLFPFEPDFFAGFGLPATFVGHPVVTRVPPDPVTGAAFRARHGIAADAPLLAVLPGSRTSEVTRLLPVFGETLNRLRADHPGLWTVTPTVPSQAARIGEALATWGERTFTVTGEAEKFAAFHAADAALAASGTVSLELAAAGTPMVVAYRVGALSAAIAQRLIRVRYATLVNILLDRPVVPELLQDACTPDRLSAAVRRLLNDETARQDQRAAFAEAMEMLGRGGRPPAERAAEAIARRLGL; from the coding sequence ATGAGCGCGCAAGCCCGGCGCACGGTGATGATCGTGGCTGGCGAGTATTCCGGGGACCGGCTTGGGGGCGAGGTGATGGCCGCGCTGAAGGGGCGGGCGCCTGGCCGGTTGCGTTTCGTCGGCGTCGGCGGCCCCGCGATGGCGGAGGAGGGGCTGGAAAGCCTGTTTCCGCTCGACGACATCGCGGTCATGGGGCTGGGCGACGTGCTGCCCAGTATCGGGCGTATTCTCGCCCGGTTGCGGGCTGCGGCAGTGCTGGCCGAACGCGAGGCACCGGACCTGCTGCTCACCATCGACTCGCTCGGTTTCAACGGACGGCTTGCGCGCCGGGTGCGGGCAGGCCGGCCCGGCATGCCGATCCTGCACTACGCCGCACCGAAGCTCTGGGCCTGGCTGCCGGGACGCGCGCGCAAGCTGAAGGGCGTCTATGACGAGCTTCTGTGCCTCTTTCCCTTCGAGCCGGATTTCTTCGCGGGCTTCGGTCTGCCCGCGACCTTTGTCGGCCACCCGGTCGTCACGCGCGTGCCGCCCGATCCGGTTACGGGCGCCGCTTTTCGGGCGCGCCACGGTATTGCGGCGGACGCGCCGCTGCTTGCCGTCCTGCCCGGCAGCCGGACGTCCGAGGTCACGCGCCTCCTGCCGGTTTTCGGCGAGACCCTCAATCGCCTTCGGGCCGATCATCCCGGCCTGTGGACCGTGACGCCGACGGTTCCGTCTCAGGCCGCGCGTATTGGCGAGGCGCTTGCCACCTGGGGGGAGAGAACCTTCACGGTCACGGGAGAGGCGGAGAAGTTCGCGGCCTTCCATGCCGCCGATGCCGCGCTCGCAGCGTCGGGAACCGTGTCGCTGGAACTTGCGGCCGCCGGAACCCCGATGGTCGTGGCCTACCGCGTTGGCGCGCTCAGCGCCGCCATCGCGCAAAGGCTTATCCGTGTGCGTTATGCGACGCTCGTCAACATCCTGCTCGACCGTCCGGTGGTGCCGGAGCTTTTGCAGGACGCCTGCACGCCTGACCGCCTGAGCGCCGCCGTGAGGCGGCTCCTGAACGACGAAACCGCGCGCCAGGATCAGCGCGCGGCGTTTGCCGAAGCCATGGAGATGCTGGGCCGGGGCGGGCGTCCACCCGCCGAACGGGCGGCGGAGGCCATCGCCCGCCGCCTCGGCCTCTGA
- a CDS encoding LpxI family protein: MTGGGPLGIVAGGGALPARLAAAARAAGRSVFVVALAGEGAEVDADATVGLGQVGRLFSLLRTAGCHEVAIAGYVSRPDLGDLKLDWTGIRLLPRLAPKLRGGDDALMRAIVGAFEDEGFRVVGPEEVAAPLLATECCLTVSSPDGADWADIARADAIVGALAPFDVGQGAVVARGIALAIEAVEGTDAMLARLADLPAHVRGTGKAARAGVLLKAAKHAQERRLDLPAIGPETVRRAAAAGLAGIALRAGDALILDRHDVIAAADAEGLFVVGYTAHDLSRHCGAGA, encoded by the coding sequence ATGACAGGGGGTGGCCCGCTCGGCATCGTTGCCGGGGGCGGGGCGCTGCCCGCCCGTCTGGCGGCGGCTGCGCGTGCGGCGGGCCGGAGCGTGTTCGTCGTGGCGCTGGCTGGGGAGGGAGCCGAGGTAGATGCCGACGCGACCGTAGGCCTTGGCCAGGTCGGGCGCCTGTTCTCCCTTCTGCGCACGGCAGGCTGCCACGAGGTTGCCATCGCCGGTTATGTGTCGCGTCCCGATCTCGGCGACCTCAAGCTCGACTGGACGGGGATCCGGCTCTTGCCCCGCCTCGCACCGAAGCTGCGTGGCGGCGACGATGCACTGATGCGGGCCATCGTCGGGGCATTCGAGGATGAGGGCTTTCGCGTCGTCGGGCCGGAGGAGGTCGCGGCGCCCCTGCTCGCCACGGAGTGCTGCCTGACCGTCTCGTCACCCGACGGTGCGGATTGGGCCGACATCGCGCGGGCCGATGCGATCGTCGGCGCGCTGGCACCCTTCGACGTGGGCCAGGGGGCGGTCGTTGCGCGCGGCATCGCGCTTGCCATCGAGGCGGTCGAAGGGACCGACGCCATGCTGGCACGTCTTGCGGATTTGCCTGCCCATGTCCGCGGCACGGGCAAGGCCGCGCGCGCAGGCGTGCTCCTGAAGGCCGCCAAGCACGCGCAGGAGCGCCGCCTCGATCTGCCCGCGATCGGGCCGGAGACGGTGCGCCGCGCCGCGGCGGCCGGGCTGGCCGGGATCGCGCTGCGGGCGGGCGACGCGCTGATCCTCGACCGCCACGACGTGATTGCAGCGGCCGATGCGGAGGGGCTCTTCGTCGTCGGCTACACCGCGCATGACCTGTCGCGGCACTGCGGAGCGGGGGCATGA